From the Priestia aryabhattai genome, one window contains:
- a CDS encoding FadR/GntR family transcriptional regulator, producing the protein MSDQVFSSVRNERMYEKIVVQIRQLIEDGKLKPGDRLPSERTLAQTIGCSRTSLREACRVLESEGLIVSKPGGGRFIQQVDMNMTLKYHFDTLDMLEKSAIIYFLEARETLEPTIAKLASQRATKEDIEKMENVLLKMEDKLKYPDEKVEADSSFHLALAEATKNFVFVSMMEANLNMIRQVRKQTLNSKGRYAQSLKEHRAILEAVKRGNSSEAVKATYTHLQHIRENVLKNHTS; encoded by the coding sequence ATGAGTGATCAAGTATTTTCAAGCGTACGCAATGAACGAATGTATGAAAAGATAGTAGTGCAAATTAGGCAATTAATCGAAGATGGTAAGTTAAAACCAGGGGATCGTTTACCGAGTGAGCGTACCTTAGCACAAACAATAGGTTGTAGCCGCACCTCACTACGGGAGGCTTGTCGGGTATTAGAATCAGAAGGACTTATTGTTTCTAAGCCGGGTGGTGGAAGGTTTATTCAACAAGTCGACATGAACATGACATTAAAATACCATTTCGATACACTTGATATGTTAGAAAAATCAGCAATCATTTATTTTCTAGAGGCAAGGGAAACGCTTGAACCCACAATTGCTAAGTTAGCTAGCCAAAGGGCTACTAAGGAAGACATAGAAAAAATGGAAAATGTTTTATTAAAAATGGAGGATAAACTGAAATATCCGGATGAGAAAGTAGAAGCCGATAGTAGTTTTCATTTAGCACTAGCTGAGGCTACCAAAAATTTCGTGTTTGTTTCTATGATGGAAGCTAATTTAAATATGATCCGTCAAGTTCGAAAGCAAACATTAAATTCAAAAGGAAGATATGCTCAATCTTTAAAGGAACATAGAGCTATTTTGGAGGCTGTAAAACGTGGAAACTCTTCGGAGGCCGTTAAAGCTACTTATACCCATCTTCAACATATTAGAGAAAATGTACTAAAAAATCATACATCCTAA
- a CDS encoding CaiB/BaiF CoA transferase family protein, whose amino-acid sequence MLAKNYGPLTGVQILDISTMIAAPFGATLLADLGAEVTKVELPGKGDTLRTVGPWKGTEPLRWPGLARNKKSVTLDIRSDEGREIFKKLISQVDVLIENFRPGTLEKWNLGYEELKKVNPKLVMVRVSGYGQTGPYREKAGFGTPGTAFSGHTYLQGYPDRPPVSPSYSLLDYITGVYTAFACVSAIYHRDVNDQPEGQIVEMGLYESIFRMMEFLVAEFDQNGKVRGRSPGLAGHSSPAGTYETRDGKFVVLVCSTDSTFDRLAEAMERTDMLKDPRYYTNVERLKHDHEVQEIVSSWIRGFTQAELQEKLDSFGVPVSPIYSIEDIFNDPQYKERENIVEVEHPRLGKIKVPGVVPKFSHTPGAIRHRAPELGEHNEEILGGKLGLSAAELAVLKEKGVI is encoded by the coding sequence GTGTTAGCAAAAAATTATGGACCCTTAACAGGGGTCCAAATCTTAGATATATCCACGATGATTGCAGCTCCATTTGGAGCCACCTTACTAGCTGATTTAGGGGCAGAAGTGACCAAAGTAGAGCTTCCAGGAAAAGGGGACACCCTTCGTACGGTAGGGCCTTGGAAAGGAACTGAACCTTTAAGATGGCCTGGACTAGCTCGTAATAAGAAGTCTGTTACTTTAGATATTCGCTCAGACGAAGGAAGAGAAATCTTTAAAAAGCTGATTAGTCAAGTGGACGTTTTAATTGAAAATTTTCGTCCTGGTACACTGGAAAAATGGAATTTAGGCTATGAAGAACTCAAAAAGGTGAATCCTAAGTTAGTTATGGTACGCGTATCAGGTTATGGACAAACTGGACCCTATCGAGAAAAAGCTGGATTTGGTACTCCTGGTACTGCATTTAGTGGGCATACCTACTTGCAAGGTTACCCAGATCGACCACCTGTCAGTCCTTCTTATTCTTTATTGGATTATATTACAGGAGTCTATACTGCATTTGCTTGTGTAAGCGCTATCTATCATCGAGATGTAAATGACCAGCCAGAAGGTCAAATAGTAGAAATGGGATTATATGAATCTATCTTCCGAATGATGGAATTTTTAGTCGCCGAGTTTGATCAGAATGGCAAAGTGAGAGGAAGAAGTCCTGGTCTTGCAGGGCATTCAAGTCCTGCGGGAACATACGAAACAAGAGATGGAAAATTTGTTGTTCTTGTGTGCAGCACAGATTCAACTTTTGACCGTTTGGCAGAAGCAATGGAAAGAACTGATATGTTGAAAGATCCACGTTATTATACAAATGTAGAACGACTAAAACATGATCATGAAGTGCAAGAAATTGTATCAAGTTGGATTCGGGGTTTTACCCAAGCAGAATTGCAGGAAAAATTGGATTCATTTGGTGTACCGGTTAGTCCTATTTATAGTATCGAAGATATCTTTAATGACCCTCAGTATAAAGAAAGAGAAAATATTGTAGAAGTGGAGCATCCACGCTTAGGAAAGATTAAAGTTCCAGGAGTGGTTCCAAAGTTCTCACATACTCCGGGAGCTATTCGTCACCGAGCACCGGAATTAGGTGAACATAACGAGGAAATTCTAGGAGGAAAACTAGGCCTATCTGCTGCAGAATTAGCCGTTTTAAAAGAGAAGGGGGTTATTTAA
- a CDS encoding hydroxymethylglutaryl-CoA lyase, with amino-acid sequence MNGIQKLRLPNEVVICEVAPRDGFQAENEWIPTEQKIHIVRELAKTGIQSIELTSFVHPRAIPQLKDAEQVVKSVQDLTDIKFRALVPNVKGAQRAIDAGIKKLKLMLSATDSHSVSNANCSVEEAQMGFAPIIELAEKYDVKVGGSISVAFGCPYEGRVPFERIASIVERYTLMGINEISLADTTGMANPAQVYDMLGLLKQDFPKMTFSMHLHNTRGMAFSNVIAALQQGVINFDSSVIGLGGCPYAPGASGNIATEDLVHGLMEIGIETGIDLNHLIEVAKDVKQIIGHDGGSYMLQAGPCSQLHATPKVQEKLG; translated from the coding sequence ATGAATGGGATACAAAAACTACGGTTGCCTAATGAAGTAGTAATCTGTGAGGTAGCTCCACGTGATGGATTTCAAGCTGAAAATGAATGGATACCAACAGAACAAAAAATTCACATTGTGCGAGAGTTGGCCAAAACAGGTATCCAATCGATAGAGCTCACATCTTTTGTTCACCCAAGAGCAATTCCTCAACTTAAAGATGCTGAGCAAGTAGTAAAAAGCGTTCAGGACTTAACAGACATTAAATTCCGCGCATTAGTTCCTAATGTAAAAGGAGCACAACGTGCGATTGATGCTGGAATCAAAAAGCTAAAACTCATGCTTTCAGCAACAGACTCTCATAGTGTATCTAATGCTAACTGTTCTGTGGAAGAAGCTCAAATGGGTTTTGCCCCTATTATTGAATTAGCCGAAAAATATGATGTCAAAGTTGGTGGATCAATTTCCGTGGCTTTCGGATGCCCATATGAAGGGAGAGTCCCATTCGAACGTATTGCTTCTATTGTAGAGCGTTACACATTGATGGGAATTAATGAAATTTCTTTAGCTGATACAACAGGGATGGCAAATCCTGCACAAGTATATGATATGTTAGGTCTCCTTAAACAAGATTTTCCTAAAATGACTTTCTCCATGCATTTGCATAATACTCGTGGAATGGCATTTTCTAATGTGATAGCTGCCCTACAACAAGGTGTGATTAACTTTGACAGTTCCGTTATAGGGCTAGGCGGGTGCCCATATGCTCCTGGGGCAAGTGGAAATATTGCCACAGAAGATCTCGTCCATGGATTAATGGAGATTGGAATTGAGACAGGTATAGATCTCAATCATCTTATCGAAGTGGCAAAGGATGTAAAACAAATCATTGGCCATGATGGTGGAAGCTATATGCTTCAAGCTGGACCTTGCTCTCAACTTCACGCTACACCAAAGGTTCAAGAGAAACTAGGATAA